GTATAATAATTACGAGGAATTTTATGATATCGATgatcaattttatattgGGGACTTTGGCCTTCTCATCAAACCAATAACCGATGAAGGTGCTACTACAACCACCATATATTTCCCACCAGGAATATTTTATGatttaaaatcaatgaaatctTTCCAAGTGGAAGAACATGCTCAAAGGATCGAAGTACCGGCCCCTGTTGAAAAGGTTCCAGCTTTCATTGAAGGGGGACACATAATTACAAAACGAGAAAGATCTAGAAGATCAACAAAACCAATGACCAATGATCCATATACCTTAGTTATCGCTCCAGGTTTAGCGAACAATGCACAAGGCAAACTCTATGTCGATGATGGAGAATCGTTCGATTATCAAAACGGAGAGTCCATTGAAACCATCTTTACTTTGAGTAATGGAGAGGTACTAACCAACAATGTTGTTCACGGTCATTCACTCCGTTCAGAAACACTGGGCAATTTGAAAATCGAAAAGATTATTATTGGTCTCACTCAACAGAACGGtgatttattgaaagattttgtaaatatcaACTCAAATGGCGAAGAGTACCAAATACCTGTTCACAAAAATGCAGAAGGAACAATGGCATTTATCAAGGACCCATTAGTGTCAATTGACGAAAACTGGGaaatatcattcaattaAATATGTAGTATACGCGTATTTATTGGCAAAAAGTTTAAGGAACACTTAACTatataatgaattcaaaagtGAGGAATATTTAACAACAATTGTCCATGGCAAAACGGTAGAACAGTTCGGACATTTTCCAGACGTAGGTATTAGATGCAGTCTGCCATCCTTCTCTGTTTCTtgatcaagaaaaaaattatataaacaTGATAAGTGACATATGGATTTGCACATTTCATTTGTGCACAATGCTATGAATGGCTTCAGTAACTTATCGTCTGATGTGtaatcaaatttatcatgACATATAAAGCATGACATCTCGCCAAATTTGAGCATCTCTTCATATCGCTCCAAATAATCTTCATCCTGTTGTATGAAACTATTATAATGCTCTTGTATTAAACTTTGATGTTTATCAGCGTATTCCAGCATAGCGTCGACACTAAGGTCTTTGAAGTcgttttttgaaagtattgGCTGTGAACATGTCAACTTATCAGTCTCACAATCTATTGACTCaatatgaaatttattgCAGTCCCAAATTTCCTTGACAACATTGCTATAGAAAtgtatcttcaaattcataaatttgaaaaatgagtGTTTCAACAGCAATTTGACATTTGCTAGCTTGTGATGCGGTGATCTCCCaccatttttattcttaaCCACCCTATCATCAGTCGAAATAAACCGGGTCTTATACCCATGTTGCCATGCATGTTCAAACTGGAGTGCAGCAATGTTATTTGGAAATCCATACACAATAGCAACCATTTCCCAGGGCCTAGCCCCCAATTTCTTCGTTCTATAAGCTCCACCGTTTGTCAGATCACCATTATGCTGTCTTAA
The genomic region above belongs to Kazachstania africana CBS 2517 chromosome 7, complete genome and contains:
- the SLX1 gene encoding endonuclease (similar to Saccharomyces cerevisiae SLX1 (YBR228W); ancestral locus Anc_6.125); translated protein: MTDFSSFYCCYLLQSINKRQSFYIGSTPNPARRLRQHNGDLTNGGAYRTKKLGARPWEMVAIVYGFPNNIAALQFEHAWQHGYKTRFISTDDRVVKNKNGGRSPHHKLANVKLLLKHSFFKFMNLKIHFYSNVVKEIWDCNKFHIESIDCETDKLTCSQPILSKNDFKDLSVDAMLEYADKHQSLIQEHYNSFIQQDEDYLERYEEMLKFGEMSCFICHDKFDYTSDDKLLKPFIALCTNEMCKSICHLSCLYNFFLDQETEKDGRLHLIPTSGKCPNCSTVLPWTIVVKYSSLLNSLYS